In Lolium rigidum isolate FL_2022 chromosome 3, APGP_CSIRO_Lrig_0.1, whole genome shotgun sequence, the genomic window TGGGTGCAAAAATGGGCTTGCAAGCAGGCCCTAGAGCTTTGCCCTCACCAAGAACGAAATTCACTAAATCGGCACGATGAGTGGAAGCTCCATTGAACAATGGTTACTTTGTTTCCATCACTACTGGTATCAATTTTTtctgtttcaaaattaaataaaaaaaataacgGGCGTCAATGGTCATCGGTGGTTCCAAGTTTAAGGTATGTTTGTAACAATTTGAGTATTCAAACTAAAATATGTTCAGTGCGATGTGAGCACTTCGATAACTAGGACCTATGATTATGACACACTCATCTAAAATCTGACAGGCAGAGGCCATCTAAGATGAATTTGTAAGAAAGTGCTATTGATATCTAGGCATGCAAACATCTGAACATTTTAAATTTTGGACCTAGTGTTGTTCTATCAATGAATCTGGGGGCTGTTTGAGCTCCTTGATCCGAAAACAAAAGTTCAAATACAAGACAGAAAAATAAACTTGGGGTTACTTACATTGGATAGAATTCAGGGTCTTCAGGTTATTTCGGGAAAGATGCTTGCAAATAAAATGATGGCTGAAACTTCAGTTCATGCCCTCGATTTCCATTTCCCAAGTAAACAAGGAATAACCAGGTACGTGAGGAAATCCATTAGAACAGGAGGGCAGATCTTGGCTAATAACTCAAAACCTTTAGAGTCCATGGCCTGCTCGTCCAGATTGGCCGGCGAGCCGAGGAACTCCAAGCATGCCGCCTTAAGAACACGACAGTTGTACTGATCCGCCAATGCAAAGATGGTCGCCACAGAACTCGTGTCAATACTACTTCTCAACTTATCTTCACAAATCAGCTTCAGCCTGTCCAAGCCGTACCTGTCAGCTGCAACGAGCAGATGCTGAGCCATTGCATATTCGTCTCGTTGATGCATATCAGGCAGCGCATCTGTGTACATGAAAGTGAGCATAGCCTTGAACACTTCTGCCTCCATGTCATCAATTCGTATGGCCGCTCTCGTGGTCCCCTCCTTCATCGGCCCAAATAGCTCTTCTCTGAAGACCGGAGACCGCGCCGCAAGCACCGTCCGGTGCGCCGAGAATGTCTCCCCGCTGACTCGGAATTCAACATCGACGCCTGCTTTGCTCGACAGGAGATCCCCAAGGTGCCAGTGCAAGTCAGATGGTGGCACCAAAATGGATGATGTATCCAGCGCGTGGAAGTTGCTCATGTTAGTAACATCGACCTTGACAGTGAAGGAATCGTCCTTGAGATGCTCTGATTTCTCCATTGCCTCCCTCTTGATAAACTTTGTAAATCCACGAGAATGGTTACCTAACGCGAAGTCTGTGATGTTGGTAGTCTTGGTATagtccggcaccggcttcccatgtTGGTCGAGTAAGCTGAATGTAACTTGTGCCTTCACGGCCTCAGCTTCGGCAATGGCATCATCAAGTTTGAGATAGAAGGATATGTAATTAGTGCTATTGGAGTCGCCACCGTTGGGATAGTAACGAACATGCCATGTGCGGCCTCCGGCCACGAACGGGCAAGAATCGATCCACTTGGCATTAGGGACCTTCTTGGTGCGCGAGTAGCCGACGATCTTGAGCAAGTGGTAGCCACTCACGGCGCCAGCGACGATGGAGGAGGCGGAtccggaggggaggccttggccggCGATAGGAAGGGAGGTCGTCATGGTGTACTGCGTGAACGGCTGGGAGGAGGGAggaaggggcggcggcggcgagggtttggcGTTTGTGAGGTGTAACTGGACTCTTCTGTTGGCGTGAATGGGCCGATACAGAGAAGACGGGTACATGCTGGGCCACGGCGGAGaaatgaactgtactctgctgCAGGTTACGAATTTCACACGCGGTCTGACGGTAAGATaacttcgattttttttttttgagaaattacGGCTCTTTATTGATCAAGAAACGTCATTACAAACTGACTGCCGGATACAATCCGGAACAGAGTCTCTAAAGATAACACAAACATAATGCTCCGCAGAGCGAGCTAAAGTatgagccgagacattaaactgaAGATACACGTGATTGAAAGACACCGAAGAGAAGCCAGAAGCAAGCGCTCTGATGTCCTGGATCATGACCCCAACCATGCTACGATCAACCTCACAAGAGTTGACTCGTTGCACTAACGAAAGGCAATTAGAAGCGATCACCAACTTGTCGAAACCTTCATCTCCGGCAAGGGCAAGAGCGCGGCGGAGAGCTAACGCTTCAGCAATCTCCGGCGTCGTAACCTCCTGGATTAGTTCGCTGCAAGCAACCGAACATTCCCCTCTGTGGTTCCGGATTACGACGCCAATACCCATCCGTCGTGAAGGAGAGAAAAGAGCTGCATCGACATTAATATGAACCGTACCTTCAGGCGGCGGAGACCAACGGGGCACCGACTTGTCAGTCTCACGACTAGTAGAAGGAGCAGGTTTGAAAAGATGCAGCTTAATCATCTCGACATACGCTTTGCACTGTTCAGCTACACTGTGGGGATGTCTCATTGGATCACCGTTTTTAATACCATTCCGAGCCAGCCACAGATGCCAAAAGGTCACCACCACAACCATCCGTTCAGTGTCAGACTGCCAAGGTATCGAAAACCCAAGACTTGGGGTCAGTAAACAATTTCCGATGCAGGTGAATACCGTATGCAGGTTTGATCTCCCTCCATTCTTCTTGGGCAAACTGACAGAAAAGTAAAGTGTGGGCTACAGTCTCCTCCCGATTGCAGTAAACAGACAACGGCGACGCTGGAATGTGGCATCGCGTGAGTTGCACCCCGGACGGCAGACAGTCATGAGCGAACCTCCAGAAGTTAATCTTCATTTTCCCTGGAGCCTTGATCGCCCAAAGTTTTCTCCACAGCAGGCTCGTATCCTGCACTGCTGAACTGACACCACCACCCTTCTTGCTCCGTTGAGTATAAAACTTCTCGGTTCTAGCAAGATTGTATCCAGAGCGGACCGTGTAATCACCGAATTTAGTGTAGGGCCAGGAAATAAAATCCTCCCCTATACGCCTGCTGATAGGAATTTGAAGAACCTGCTCGGCTACACTTCCTTCAAAAACGGAACGGACAACGTCCACATCCCATGCACTGCCATCCTCATTGAGCAAGAAGGAGACAGTAGCGCCGTCAGGGATTGGCGTCATGAGGCATAGTTCTGCAGGTCTAAAGTTAGGAATCCAATTATCAACAAGCACTCTAATTTTCTGGCCGTCACCGACACTCCAACGAACCCCATCCTTTACAAGTTTCATACCGAAACAGATGCTCCTCCAAGTATACGAAGAGGATCGAGGTTGAGGGGCTTCCCGCAGTTAGGAAAATACCTACCCTTCAACACTCTAGCACATAGAGAGGACGGATCCATGAGTAACCTCTAGCATTGGCGTCCAAGCATCGCTTGATTAAAGAGGACAAGGTCTCTCAACCCGAGCCCTCCCAAATCCTTTGGAGTTGATAACCATTCCCAACTGCGCCAATGCATTTTCTTCTTGCCATCCTTGTATCCCCACCAATAATCAGCAATTGCTTTCCGAAGTGACTCGCACGTGGATACAGATATTTGAAAACAGCTCATAATTTATGTGGGTATAGCTTGAATCACCGCTTTGAGCAAAGTTTCTTTAGCCGCTCGCGACATAGGTCGGTCAGACCACCCATTCATGTGTTTCCAGGCCCGGCCTATAATTGACTTGAAAGAATCAGCCGGTGATCGACCAATACCCGTGGGCATTCCCAAGTATGTTTCCTAGAGTGCTTTGTTTGCCACTCCCAGGCAACTCATAACCTCCGTCTTCACACGGCCATCACAATGAAGGCCGAAGAAAAtcgatgatttctccaagttgacCTTCTGACCTGAACCTTGACACAAGCGTATCCTTTAGAGCCCCTACACTCCTCGAGTCACTCCGGGCAAAGAAGATGTTGTCGTCTGCGAATAAGAGATGGGAAATAGGCGGGCGGCCGTTGCGAACTCCTTTGTAGCACCTCCATAGACTCTTTTTGAAATAGCAGACTTGACAAACCCTCCGTACAGAGCAAAAACAGATAGGGACTTATCGGGTCTCCTTGGCGAATCCCTCTAGAGGGAACAACTGGCGAAGTGAGTTCTCCGTTTATGCGCACTGCGTATCGGACATGAGTGACACACCTCATCACCGCAGCAATTCAAACCGGAGAGAAACCCAACTTGCAGAGACAGCCATGCAGATAGTCCCATTCTACACGGTCGTAGGCCTTCATCATATCGATCTTGAGCGCAAAAAAAAATGTCTCTTTGCTTGCTGTTTGCGGATCGTGTGAAGGCATTCATAAGCAATCAAGGCATTGTCCGTAATTAACCTTCCTGGGACGAAAGCGCTCTGGTGCTCAGAAATCACAACAGGAAGTATCACTTTCAAACGGTTAGCCAACACCTTCGACGCTATCTTGTACAACACGTTACAAAGACTGATGGGTCTAAAGTTTTGGAGATGCTCCTGATTCGTTACCTTAGGAATGAGGACAATAACCGAATCACAGAAGCCCTCTGGAATCTCTTCACCCAAAAGAAAACCACGGACTGCAGAACATATATCTGTTTTCAGAAACTCCCAATGTGTTTGATAAAAGAGagcgggaaatccatcagggctCGGGGCCTTGGTCGGTCCCATCTGAAACAAGGCAGTTTTGATCTCTGCATCCGAGTATGGTttgatcaaggactcgttcatttCACTTGTCACCTTGGACTGAATAGCATCCAGTACCACCTCCGAATCACATGGTTCAGAGGTAAAGATATTACCATAGAAGGTTGCAGTCATGTCCTTGATCTCGCTGAGCTCCTCGCACCTTGATCCATCTTCCTTTACAAGGGCCCGAATCCGGTTAGTGCGACGGCGAGAAGAAGCACGAGCGTGAAAGAAAGCGGTATTCCGATCGTCCTCCTTAAGCCATTCCACCCGTGATCATTGGCGTGCCATGATCTCTTCACGCTCAAAGAGTTCACAGAGTCTGCGCTCTACCCTCTGTGCATTGGCCAAGACATCAGAGTTCCATGGGGCCAAACGAATAGCTTTAAGCTGGCGTTCCAGCTTCCGAATCTCCTTGCGAACCTGACCGAAGCTATTGATGCTACACTCCTGAAGAGAGGAAGCAACAGAATTGGAGACTGTCCCAGGTAGATTGCAGAGAATGAGGCCCATTACTCGTATCGGCCCAAGTACGCTCCAGAAAATCACGGTAATCTGGCACGCGAAGCCAGGCACCTTCAAATTTGAACCCCGATTGCACAACTCTTGTTTCTGGGGCAACACCAAATTTCTGAAGCCGAACGAGAACGACAAAATGATCCGACGTGGTAGTGATAATGTTTTCCACCACACAATCATCAAAAACAGCAGTGAAATCACCATTCGCTACTGCTCTGTCGAGACGAACCCTGACCAATGCATCCCCATGTTGCCTGTTAGACCAGGTAAACATAGGCCCGGTGTATCCTAAGTCAACAAGGCCACAATCATCTAGGCACTCCTTGAATTGGTTCATCTGTGTGTCTGATCTGTCCCGAGGACCCACGTGCTCATGCTGAAAGAGAACCTCATTAAAATCTCCGCACACAATCCATGGTCCATTAACTTGGCTACGCAACCTTCGCATAAGACTCCAGAACTCATGTCGCTTATCTCTACATGGTTCTCCATAGAAGAAAGAGGCACGCCACGGAGTACATGTGTCCGACGAAACCACTACATCAATGCAGTGGGCATTTTGGCCCTGGAGAGAGACATCAAAAGGTTGCATCCAAAAGAGTGCGAGGCCACCTGTTAaacccagattttggctaaatcaggagatgggccgtaggtgagatgggcttgaaggttaaacgcgtggaggatctctgaagcggcctgacacgaagaagttgggctaaattgcccatgtatctgtattatagtagatcgcaccttaatttagaagttagagttttacccgtgcacggttaggtgcacgcctgaattagaaagtcccctggactataaatatgtatctagggtttatggaataaacaacaaccaacgttcaacacaatcaatctcggcgcatcgccaactccttcgtctcgagggtttcttccggtaagcaccatgcttgcctagatcgcatcttgcgatctaggcagcactaagcttattacgttgttcatgcgttgctcgtgctcgaagcctttttgatggcgagcaacgtagttatcttagatgtgttagggttagcattgttctttgtatcatatgctatcgtagtgcaacccttatacatctagccgcccttacacctatcttaggtgtaggggcggcaccccgcttgatcattgtttagtagatccgatccgttacggttgctccttgttcttcaaggattagtttaatatccgcaatagttaggccttacaaagggttggaggatccagcggcgtgtagggtgcggTTTGCTAGCccgagacaggatgttccggggatcaacctcgtgttggtttttaggctccgtctaggatcggcttacgatcaccgtacgcgagcgcgaggcccaatcgtgagtaggatgatccgattatgcggtgaaaaccctaaatcgtcgtagatcgctttagctttatcttgatcaagcaggaccaccatatattcgtacacctcgtacgaatcatgggtggatcggctctttgagccgattcacgagacaactcgagagccgatcgaggctcgtatttaatgtttacgtgtatgccatgcgaggaactaagcgaggcatcatccaacaccttcccgaccgggtataggtcaggtggcacgcccttgcgacgagcatcggacgtgtgaccgggaggctttgcgggccgtcgctccgagggaccagggccggcccgcagccctagttgttcccggctctacggtgttgccgatcgccgctcgccggtgggtttcgaccgcaacacattctcggcacgcccggtgggaccatcttcgacatccaccgcatcgccatctacatccgagatggcggaaagcactccggtcaagtacgaggatccggccgacgagctcaagaagaagcatgacgagatcaaagcgagtcctcgaagccgacctcatcggctctttccacgaacccgctcccatggcatcgggtggaaggggttctcgcccgaaggcgcgctcgatggagtggacctgtccgccccgtcgagaagaacgcaccgggtcggctgcgtcgggagatcaacttcatggtggctcattcgctgcaccgccactcgagagcccggtgaacactttcgagcgtgtcgctctgcgcgtgatccaggaaatcatgagccaccagtattctccgtcgggaccagctctggggacttacaaaggagagatgccactccagtcccgtccgtcgctgccgttcgcgttggcagcaccagaagtgccgaactcatcggcatacgtcgtctacaagattggtggtgatcctagtgactaccaattcctaccagaggcgcccaaggagatcccgcacggatacacgtgcgcatacgtaccagactgcagtaactgggcactctcgacccaggctgcaacagcaggggcctctggaacagcaggcggaacgtcgggagcagaccttgagaagcaaacgtggttagctaagtacgccactccgacaaacctccagagcccagctcctgcagttggctcagaactggaaaagcaagcatggctggttaagtatgccaccccggcgaatcttcaggtttcgacaccttcagccatcaacgcggatcagatttgtacaattctgaaagatcagttcggcatgatgccgaaaaggaagacgttcggctataccaagccgtaccccaacgagtacgaattgatcccgctgccacccaaatatcggctcccggacttcacaaagtttagtcgatcagatggttccagctccatcgagcatgtgagccgatatttggcacagctgggcacgatctcagcatcagacgagctgcgtgtgaggttcttcgcacagtccctcacaggatcggctttcgggtggtacacatcgctgccaccgaactcaatccggacttggaagcagttggaagagcagttccacatacagtatcactcagaagcttccgaggctggtattgccgatttagcacaagtacgacagaagcgcggggaaacagtgtcagaatacatccagcgcttcaggaccattaggaaccgatgctattcggttcacgtaagtgaaaaagaagcagtcgagttggcggtggtgggtctctcatcatcgatcaaggacgtggcctcccaagcggactacccttcattggcgcacatggtgcgaaggctgtcggcatatgaacagcgccacccggatgtttaccgggacaaattcaagcgtgcggtggtcctggttgagacgaacgaggatgaaggtgctgcgggagatcgagaggtagcggtggccgaatggactcgggcgacgggccccgtgtcccgcaaatgggttaagccacaaggccctccaaagggttcgacttcgacgtgaccaaagccgagcagattttcgatctcttactcacggagaagcatataaaggtacccgaaggccacaagatccctacggtgcaggagctgaatggaaagccatactgcaagtggcataacacgttcacccacaccactaacgactgcagggtgtggcgtcggcgaatccaaatggcgatagaaaaagggcggctaattttcaaccagtacgccatgaaggtcgacacacaccccttccccgccattaacatggtggagtatacttaccatggagggtgccagcccagatttctcgtgcaatatcaacatggtgggacctcgggcaccactgcggtaaggacggagatgagggcaggctgctctcatagcaaagacacgagaggaagccgctccacgcgatcggctccgccacgacggcaagcgctacgtcacgagagggagaagtgaagaacataagatatcggcgacctctctccgatcacctcctcaacaagtatgtgggtcaatacgaccaacgccggcgatacaacgacgatgatgaagaagatcgtctggctagggacgacaggagacgtcgtcggcgtgatcacgacgaggagcgatatgagcgccacgccaaggaaaagtcgagggagcaagacgacgtggataggtactgggactgccccttcttcagacactgctgggattcaggaatgagccgattgccaacaatcggcaattgcccagaatgtaaacaaaggaagaaggatgcagctaacgtgtctgtgttcaaacgtctggggcctctcccgcctcggaacaagcatgctgagtccgctgggggggaagatctcgaggaattagaggacgatgatgaagaagacaagtatcatcggccaaggtggtgccctgatgggctcagccgttcccagaagcgaagggttcagcgtctgcgtgggttggaagaagctgaaaggttatacctgcacacgttgaggaaggcacggcctgatctggccgccaaaattcagcgaaccctggacgaagagggtcgaccacaaaaaatggagtggcgccccaagcaaaggaaagccgatgatgaaacatcggctggcacaaacatggtgctcatcctcccaacggagtttactgctcgaggattaaacgatgcactcaaggtggacgacggcgagcgcatcgacatgacgagaggatgaagttaggctggtcgtatccaccggcctaaccatgtaggctggagcaaatcaatgagcaaacgtggcgaggctgatccttgtgatcggccccaaaaatttatggagggacattacaaaaccttcatcgaacaagcaacgtggaggccgattccagcaatcggccaaaattatcctcaccatccattctgcactgggttcaacatttgatccaacagagccgataccatcaaatcccttgaaagaatcggctcggggggcacccaggtggataaaacacgaggatatgcagtagaagcgtcttacaaatgcccagcagcctaagatatcaatgggggccgatacataaatcggccgtaaaaaattcaaaattttttaagcacagccgatgcgcggacatcgacttaaggatagaaagccgatgcatggccatcgactcaaaggGGTACAACATAAGCTGATGCAttgagcaggaagtgggccacgaagggagactctactggaagaactcctcaatggaatggtttggtggctcagatcctctcttcaagaacctccaaattctttttgcaagtattcgagtccgcaatatcagctggggcaagtttgagggaccatgaccctgaccaatgccaagagcagcatggacgtgcagatcaggttaaggatgggttgcatcaaatccgccaaaggaaaggaaccgatctgaccagcaaggtgcaagaagtggactgaggaaactcggggggcagctcaccctgaaggttctctgctctggggagccgattttgttgaaatcggctggctctgcatcatgacttggaaaccgatggtgacACGCTTGGGTGGCccgctgctgttctcgccttgatggaggctcgggggcaactgactgcgtagatattctgttcttaagaagccgattgagatttcatcggatggccttccatcataacccttttcaaggggattgggcaggtttgaagagtatcactgaatatctgaatgtccagaggtatcggctttAGCATCAAGCCGTTTCGgtagcggttctggggctctctttaaaggcgttggtctgcctcgttgtccaccagagctcaaagtcatcggtcgaaaaaagTGAAAGATAGACCGTGAAGGATTGGtatgttaacatcagcttttgagcattgatcaagttcacgatcaccccgacgtcaaggagatgaagaatggatcatgagagaccgatgcattgtcatcggctcattgagcattggctaagtgacgattggcgggatcagtatgaagggaaatcggctaaattagcataaaggaaatcggcaaaatcaaattggggaatttcttcattgataaacgagatttcttacatagaagagttgATTgcttcaaaagggagtactaaggggatac contains:
- the LOC124697438 gene encoding BTB/POZ and MATH domain-containing protein 1-like; its protein translation is MYPSSLYRPIHANRRVQLHLTNAKPSPPPPLPPSSQPFTQYTMTTSLPIAGQGLPSGSASSIVAGAVSGYHLLKIVGYSRTKKVPNAKWIDSCPFVAGGRTWHVRYYPNGGDSNSTNYISFYLKLDDAIAEAEAVKAQVTFSLLDQHGKPVPDYTKTTNITDFALGNHSRGFTKFIKREAMEKSEHLKDDSFTVKVDVTNMSNFHALDTSSILVPPSDLHWHLGDLLSSKAGVDVEFRVSGETFSAHRTVLAARSPVFREELFGPMKEGTTRAAIRIDDMEAEVFKAMLTFMYTDALPDMHQRDEYAMAQHLLVAADRYGLDRLKLICEDKLRSSIDTSSVATIFALADQYNCRVLKAACLEFLGSPANLDEQAMDSKGFELLAKICPPVLMDFLTYLVIPCLLGKWKSRA